The genomic segment caggaaGGCACAGGCGATCAGGCACATGAAGTAGTAGAAATAATACCCGTCATCCTCATGCCTGGGCAGGACGTCGTGGCAGAGGGTGAGGTCTGCCCCGAGCAGGGGGTAggactgctgctgcagggccaggggcaGGATGAGCACGGCCGAGCAGAACCAGACAGTGACACAGGTCcaggcagcaaaggcaggggTGCGGAAGGCACGGGAAGAGAAGGGATGGACCACAGCCAGGTAGCGGTCCACGCTGATGCAGGTGAGCAGCAACACCGAGCAGTACATGTTCCCGTAGAACAGAGCCGTGGTGAGCCGGCACAACCCTTCCCCGAAGGGCCAGTCATTCCCCAGGAAATAGTAGGAAATCTTGAAGGGCAGTACCAACACGAGCAGCAGGTCTGCAGCAGCCAGGTTCATCAGGAACACGGTGGAGGTGAGCCTCTCTGCCCTGGTGGCCAGGACGTACAGGGCTAGCCCGTTGGAGGGCAGCCCCACCAGGAACACGAGGGTGTAGAGGGCAGGGATGAGGCGCACAGTGAGGGTGCTGCCCAACTGGGAGTGTGTGACCTCGGGGATCAGCAGGTATGTGATGTTGTTCACGGTGGCCTtgtccccagggatggctcGGGGACACGGGGTGGTCTCTGGAGTCTTGTCCTGGTCGTTGGTGCTGTTCTGAGAGTAATCTGAGAGACAAGGCAGCCTGTTATTCACTCATCCCCAGTGCTCAACCCAAAGGCTGCTCTTTGCCATTTCTATTGGGACCCCTGGAACTGGCAGTACTCTGGAAAGACTGGTTTGTGGTGGGCAGAAAAAACTTGGCTGACAGACTGAGTTGTGCAAGAGTCACCTCAGCAACGTCTCGGAGAATGGACCCAATTCCTTTGCCATGTGGTTTCCCACAGCTCACAAGTGACTGTGGTGCTGTACAACCATCAGCAGGTCTGGGAGGCCAGAGAGCAATTCCTCTGTCTGGCTTTCACAAGAATCTGAAAGTCTGGAGCCATTCCAGTGTAGTCATTACTGTGGGAGTCTAAATTTGGCTTTCAAGTGCTCTGTTTTActgctctgttttttctttctctttctagtTTCTTCCATCCCAGCTTCCTTCTCTGCCATATCACCTCTGTCACCTCCTGTCACCTCCTGCTTCAGCTAGAGCCTGCACAAAGCTCAATCAGAGTGTGCTGCCACGtaaactcattaaaaaatgagttttcagGGATCTTATAAAGGTACCAAACACCCAGTACTTCAACAAACAGCAATTTTTCACCCAGAGACACACACTCACCGTCGTAGTCCTGAGAGGTCACACGGAGTCCCCAGAAGGCACAGCACAGTAGGAGCCTGTGAGACATCCACCCATTCCCAAGGTTCCCCATCCTGGTGCAGGATCCAGTGCCCCACTGCAGTGTCAGAGCTGTATGGGAATCGCAACACCAGTGACCCTGCTTACGCATTTCCTTTGGTTAGTCCTTAACTCACGGAAGCAAGAGGCAGATCCCGGAATGATGAGGCTTTGGGGGCTGTCAGAGCCTGCCCTGCCCAAGCAGACACAAGCCCAGTGTCCcagggggactgggaggggcaTAAGAATCTAGATCCGAAGTGTACCAGGGCTGTACTTCATCATCAGAGCTCGATGATGCCTCGAGTGACTCACTTGGGTCTCCTTCCTGCTCCGGGATACTCTTGGAAAGCATCCTTCCCCCACAGAGACCCAAATGGCTCTGGGGGAGATCCAGATCTTTTCCCACGTGCTAGTTCATAGTGTTCTCTAGTCTCACAAAGAGGAAGATATCAGAGCTGAGGATCAGACAgacctccccagctcccagggattATACGGGGGTCTTGCAGACTCGTGGTCTGGCAGTTGAAGGTTTTTAGTGTCAGCCTTGCAGCCTCCAGACCAGGCTCGACCCTTCAGAGGTCTACTCCTTtatttctgctcctgctccctgacTAAACAGGGGGTGAAGCTCCTACACCTTCTCAATTTTACTGCAGAGGGTGATTAAAAGTATTCTGGGTTGGAGTTATTTGTACTTGAAAGAACCAGCAGGAGCACCATGCCATACCAAAGGCAAGTGGCAAAGTGAGGGAGACACTTGTGCTTCCTCTGATAAACCTGaacagggagagcagctccatCCAGCAGGAAAGGGGCCTAAGAGCAGCTCAGGAAATCCCTGCAATTGGGTAGATAATGGTGAGTTCCAGTCACTCTTGCCCCAGAAAAGCATGTTTCCCAAAGCTGTGTAGTTCCACCCTGGAGTACTGAGCTCTCTCCCTGGGTTTGGAGCTCAGAGCAGCATATGGAGCTGCCGCAGACCTGCTGGTTGTACCCAAAGGACTACTCAGATAATGCTGGAAGAGGCACTGGCAGATGTTACCTGAGCCTTTAAGATCCTTTGCTGCCTGGTTCCCCTTCTCTAACCCCTTGAACAAGTCCTTtctgtgctctgccctgcacagcagcactgggaagctTCCAAATCCTCTCTCATCTCCTTTGTTGGAGCCCAGTGTGGTCAGCAAGCTGATGGGCCAATGGGACAGTGTCTCATGGATGGAGAGGGTGCTGGTTTTTAGGTTCTTGCTCTTCAGTCCTTGCCTGGCTCTgcaagggaggaaggaaagaagctgGAGCCCAGCAGTAGGAACTGTAAATTTGGTTTGGTAACCTGAGGAGCAGcttgtttctttctcctcagcTTATGAATGGCCTTCTTTAAAGGTTGCAAATCTGAGCCTGCCTGATGTTTGATGAGATTCTTCTATTCCAAGGAGAAAATGATCctatttcctttgctttcaccGTATTCCCACATCCTTGTGCCGAGCGTGTCAAGAGGTGGAGTTCCactggcaggagagggaagatACAATATtagatgttttgcttttgtgattCTCTCAGGATTTATGAACCATTACAGAATGACTCATGTGGCCACATATTTTCCATGCCTCAGCCAGGATCCTTTCCATGCTCTCTATGCAAAAAATTATCCATAATCAGGTTCAGATAGTGTGCAAATCACAGCCCTGCTTCCTATAGTCAGGTCTCTGGAGTGGAGCACAGAGAGGTTACTCATCACTGTATCCTTCATTTTTCAGATGCTGTGTGATCTTTAGTGATTGCCTTAGATGCAGAACAGCTTGCTTGAAACTTCCAGTGCCAGAGGTTTGTCACGGCTGGTTAACATCTCTTTAAGTCGTGTGATCCTTGCCCTGCGGGGTAACAACTTGGTTTTCAAGTAATTCATTGTGCAATAGATCATCTCCTGGGAGCTGGCTCTTTTTTATTCCACGGCTCTGAACCCAAAAGATGTAATGCTGGAATACAGGTTGGGGATTTGAAAGCtcagagggagggcaggaacACCACCTGGCCTGTCCCATTTATCTTTAAGGTTTGGAAGAGCAAACTGTGGTAGGGAAATGATGGGACtctgttccagcagctccagtgggTTCCTGAGCTAAAGACAGCAGGTGAGAGGACAGAAATCTCGGGGCAGAGAGTACCTGTCCCAGGCTGAGCTTGGGTTTGAGATGGAGACATGAGAGGCAACAGCTCTGACTTGACACCAGCAACACAAGGCATTTCCACCCTCACATGGATGTGGAGCTAGCTCTGCCAGTCCCACCACTCGTTGTGCAGCATCTGAGCCCTCAGAGCCACAGGGCACAGAAACACCCACTGACTGCTGGAATGGAAATGCTGGTCCCCTGGCCCAGGCTCCCCCATCCCAGAGATGTCTCTGCAGGCTCTGGTAAGTACAAGATGCCTTCACTCCCTGGACACTCTTCCTGACTTTTCTAGCACACCAGTTCCCCTCCTCCTCACTCTGTCAGGTCTCTGCCATCACCCTGAGACTCTCCATGGCTCCAGGGAATCTCCCTGCCTCTCTTTTCTGCTTATCCCAGCTTTCCTGTTCCACTGGGATCCCACCCAATCTTTTCCCTTGGTTATTCCACACATTCTCCTCACCACTTGTCAGCTTTACACTGCTGTAAGTTTTGAGGAGACTAAGTTTTTTCAGAACTACTCTTCTGCTTGCTTACAGTTTTCACTTCACAGTGTACttatgaagacatttttccagGATTATTTGAAGCTTATTAACATCAGTGCAACCCATTGGATGTTCTGGAATTGCTTCTTTTGGTTCTTTCTCAGTAAGATAGACTTTAATTTGGTCTTTCAATTGGTAGAGCATACCCTTAGTTTCATTAAGGTTCTAATCCAGAGGAATGGCTAAAACTCAAGGAAAAACTCAACTCATACTTTCACACACAGTTCTAGACTCTCTCACTGATTCACAGCCCTGACTCTCTTGTGCATCACCGATATGGCAATGTTAAAAAAGtcctgaaatattaaatattgaaCTCAGGTACTCCCTTTAGCAATTCTGAAATCAATTGCAAAAACCATGAATTCTTATCCCATCCTGCAACCCTATTTTTAAGCTGTTTGTCAGTGCCAAATCTGTCCTTGCTGAGACCTCCAACTGCTCTTGGGTGATGTCACATCCGGCCACCCCTACCCTCGAGCACAGGGAATGTCCTCTTTGTGAGAAGGCCAAGATCTCTGTGAGAACACTTGTGTAAAGTGGGCTATGTCCTCTGAGACCCCACCACCATTGTTTTAATCAAATTATTCTGTGCAATTTATGCATCAGAAGGTTGTTATTGGGAGAACAACAGTTTGTTTCTCTGTGAGGCTGCATAGAAAGCAGAGCTGCCTTTTGTTATGGCAACGGAAGTGTTGGGGATGATGTAAAGGAAACTCCTATCAGCTCTGGGTCACATAGGCTTAATTTGCAAAAATCTACTCATTCATTTGTTGTGCAGAGCTCACAGGGAACATAGTTAAACATCTAATTACCCAGGAATTTGGGGAGGTTGAGGGAAAGGCCGGTAGAGGGTTATTTTCACAGTTGCAGTTCTGTTGCCTTAACCTGTAGCAGATGTTCTTATGGGTTTCAGAACTGGGATCGGGTACTTTTTCTGACGGTTTGTTGTGTTGAGTGTGTGAGTTCCTGGGGGGCCAGGCCTGGGCCAGTTTTGTGACTCAGCTCTGTGACAAAGGTGTTGCTGTAAATAAACCAAGCTGCAAGATGCTGCTGTCTGGCAGGACACAAATAACCTGAGCaggaagggactcacaaggatcattcagtccaacccctgtccctgcccaggacactccaacaatcccaccctgtccctcagagcattgtccaaatgttccttgagctctggcagccttggggccagGAGAGCCTGTTCAGTGTCTGACTACCCTCTGGGAaaagaacctttccctaataTTCGTCCCAAgccccctgacacagctccatgCTGTTCcaatcttttcttttgaaacctcTCTCTGCGCGGAGCAACTGTGCCACCCCATGGACTCCCCACTCCCCTCCAGCCATAGGCCTGGGTTCCAACAGCGATTCTGGCAGCACAGATGTGGGATCCTGTGTGGGAGCTCCACTGGAGGCTACTTGCAGGAAACatatttccctttctccttaGCAAGTGCTCTGCTTATACCCTCACTGAACACTGGCTGCCCCGCTGGAAACAAGctgacacacagacacatcagCACATCCTACACTCTGCTCGGGAACTGCTAGAAGAGAAGCTCATTCACCTTTTCAGTTGCATTTTTCTACCATTTAAAATCCAGCTTCAGGTACAAGACAATCAATTTTAGGGATTGTCAGAAAGTTTAAATTAataggaaagaaatttaaaccAGCGAGAGCTGcagacttttaaaatcattattttattttacttgaatgtgcaaataaatataaaaaaaactaCATTcaaggagctggcagagcaaTTACAAGCCCAAAAGCAAAGATCCTTCAAACAAATGGAAGAACAAACTCTTGACTCAAGGTCGTGCAGATACACAGCAGTCGAGCTGAAACCCCCAGACACGAACAAGCCCCTCTCAAACCCTGCCTGTTATTCCCTTCCCATCCTTGCTACTCTCGGCTTTGAGACAACAGCACTGCAAAGGGCAAAAGTCTTGCTTAATCTGTTCTGATTATAAATTAAGGTTTACAAAATAAGGATGCTTAAAAATACCTGAAGTACACTTAAAATGGGGTGATGGATCAGGACGGCGCACAGGGGTGTTTCCCACCTCAGTACACCTAGaatcaaatgcattttaagCCACAAGTTTCAACCTATTTTCCAGTAAGCAGTTTTTCTGTAtcataaaaccataaaatttGGCACAGTTGTCATCTCCACTGGGAGTCAGCAAAGAGGTGAGCACTGAGGTGTGTTTCGGTGAGCTGAATGGAGGCAAATGGGGGACACTGTCCTTTGCACTGGGTTTGTCCCCCGgttcccccccaaccccttgGTGTCTCTTGTCCCTTCCTGCAACAAGAGCAGGGGAGGAACTTTCAGATCCTTTCAGTAACCAAAATTTAACAGAGACTCAGACCAGGAAAACAGGAGTTCTTGATGAAAAGTCTCTGCTGGGAGTGGTTGTGCAAGTGGCCATGAATGCCAGAGGCTggcctctctgcttccctcccacagattattttgcaaaacagacAAAGACTCAGGACAGTTTTCTATTTAGCATACCCCAAAGGCCAATTTTTCTACTCTCAAGCGAAACAATTTCGAAACCAAATGTCGTACAGTGGAAATAACCCAGGACAAATCCTCCAGGCTGCTCCTTAGGTCTGGCAGAAATAATAACCTAAAAATCAAAGCCACAAAAAGTATCAGGGTGGGGGGTTTTATTGCCCCAAAAGCCAGAAAAGAGTtggaagaaaagatgaaaggaGGTTGGATATGCCTCAAGACATTATGTTTGTAATACACTCCATGGACAGTGTGCTTTCCCTTGGCCCCTGGAAAACAGGAGTGAAATCCCAAGGACAGACACAACTACATTTCCTCGATTTCTCACTAGATGAATTAGATGATTGATGTAGTGTTTTCTGTACAGGTCAGGGGAGGGTTTGTTAGGTTTCATGGTGAAAAAGCTTCGATAGCAGTACAGTGGAAAAGCTCATCTACGATGGCTGCAGCTGGATCTCACACCGCCTAGGACAGATTTCCATGTGTCCCTGCAAATCCAGCGgctgtgctgagccagcagAAACAGGAGAGTTCTCAGgacacagctcagctccagcacacGCCGCGCTCCGGGAGCTCCATCTGCCGATGGAAGGATGCGGTACAACCCAGCGAACCCCGTGCATGCACAGGGGAGGGGACCGCCGGGAATGCTCTGGAGCTGCCGATCAACatgcaaaacacaaaccaaaaaacaggCCAGACCTCGCAATGGATAttcctccctcctgctgaaGAAGGCAGAGGCTACAGCAGGTCCTCAGTTCCCAAGGCAACACCAACCGGTGGGTCCTTGTGCCGCGAATCGCTCCCTTGCCCGGTGCTGCAGCTCAGTTTCCTCCCTTTAGTTCATGCTCCAGAATTCTTGGTTAATGAGGGAGAGTCAGAGCGTTCAGAGTGCTGGTCACCCTTGTCTCAGTTTTGGCATTTTTCTCACCAGAGCAACAGTAATAAGAATCATCCCTTGCCTTGTTCACGTGAATAACGGAGCCGCCCAGAGCgaggctgctgagctgtggcaggggCTCTCAGCCACTCTGGCACTCCCAGGTTACATTGAAGAGTTCTGCAGGCTCCAAGATGGCATAAATTCAGGAAGATGGGGAATATTAAACCCTTCAAAGTGGAAGCAGCTGCCAGCATCTGCTCAAATACCAGTTGAGCTCCATCTCTCCAACAAAGCCACTAGTGGTAGTTCACCCCCTCACTGAGCCTTCCAGGATGGGCTGGTCAGCAGTGGCCTAAAGCCAGGAAACTACTCAAAAGTGTGTGGCAATGCCAAGAGCCCCCTTCCCATAAAGCTTTTAAGAGTCTCTTCATGATGGCTGGAGGATTACACTGAAAGGAGACAAGTCTATGCCATATGGAAAATACATCATAATCCAAAGTAAAATGCTGTTTGGATAAATATCATTAATACATACATTGCATTCCCATCACTATTCTCAGAGTAAATGTGCTTCACCAGCAATGCTCTGACTTTTATGGTGCCAGGGACAAGCATGTGCTCAGGGCGAAGCGGGACGGCGGCTGTACTGGACTCTGTATCTGTTCACTGGCACCCCGTGGACGTTCACTGTCTCACACGTGGTTTTGCAGGGCACCATCTCCTCGTCCTCGTCTCCCATTAGCCAGTCTTGAACCACATCCACGGCCTCCATGGACACGTTCTCCTCCAGCCACCGGTTGTGCCACTCCTCAAACTGCTGGTGGTGCTTCAGCAGCACCACGGGCTGGACCTGAAAGCAGGACAGAAAAGGTCACTGAGAGGTTTCTGGGGGAGAACTCAAAGCTCTCGCCTCTCCACTCGCACACAACTGAGATGTGCATGATTTGGACACAACACAAACAGGGAAACAGGAAACCGCATACCTGTGTTCAATCCCTATTTCTTAATGTTTGCCACTCCCCCTCAAAATTTGCATGGTAAAGAAAAGGTTGCTGAACTAATCCAAAATACAGAGCATTTACCAGCTCTCCTCCATGTCTCATCCAACAGAGAGCAGTAACTTCTGGGTGTAGTTTGCAGGAATTCAGCCACAAGACTTCTTATTGGTACCTGTCTTTTTGGCTCCCATCCTTGACCTGCTACTGCCCGAGCTGCAGAGACAGTAAAAGGAGATGCACCTGCTTGGCTCGGCAGAGAGCTCCCCTCCTGTACATGTAATCCTCTGAGTTCATGATGAACATCATCTTGTGGGTGTTGAGTTTGAAGCGACAGTCCACGTTGCAGGCGCTTTCCACCCCGATGAGCCTCTTCCAGGAGCTCTTCACCTCACTGCGCAGGGCCCTCACCTGCTTGCACTGCCACTTGCGAAACTTCTTCAGGTTTCTGGGACAAAACAAGGATGACAAAGCATGTGTCACACCTGGCCATCCCTTCCCCTAAGCTGGCAGAGCTCACAGCACAAGTATGAAGCTTGTACTTCCACATTTAGCTTGTCAGGCTCTCTCCAGGATCTTCCTCCAATCTGTCCAATTTGTGTTTGCTGTGACAAATATTTAGTGAAATGGGAACAAAGTAGACCTCACATTCCTCCCAGAAAGGACTGCTGAGGCAGGTCCACTCCATTCTAAACACAGTTGCATGAACAAACCTTGGTGCCGTGGGCATAAATTTCTTCCTCAGCATCCTCATGCAGTGCACTGGACTGCATCAATCCCTCTGGACCTCAGAGGTGAGGGCATTACCCTGGGATTGCTGTATGGCACATTCCCCACACCCACTGCCACACAAGCAGAGAGGAAGCCACACCAGCTGTTTCAGGTGTGGCTCAGAGGACTGAGCAGCTCACCTTTGCAGAAAGACCGGTTTCAGGAGGAAGCCATCGTTCTGGTTGTTGGGAGCTCCTTCCACTCCAACGTACTGCTCCATGTAGTTGGCCAGGTGCTACGCAAGGGAGACCAGTTCCAGTCAGATTTCACTTCATCGGGACAAACATCACTGCAAAGAACTTGCTTATTTCCAAGCTGTTTATTCTGAGGCTGATTTATGCTGAAACTCTTCTGCTATCATCAGACCATTTCTCTCCATGACCACAACCCCACATGTCATCATACCACCTCCCAGGTAAACTTGTCCTCCTGGCAAAGTCTCACATTTTGGAACAAGAAATCAGGAGAGTACTCTTGGACATCTGCTTTGTCTGTGGCACACAGACTCCACGATCTCTGTGGTATTACCTGGACCTCCACAGGATCCTCTGTCTGGGTTTCTTCTGTATCCAGCAGCTCAATGGTCATGATCACCTGTCCTTTCCGCTGAAGAAACATGACCTGTAATGAAGTTACAGGCAGAAGATATTGGCCACATGGGTTCACAGTAAAATGCTATATATTCACAAGTCATTTGGACAACAAATATGAGCTAGGAGAGAAGCAGTAGGGCTTCTCAGTGAGCCAGTCTGACCCCTCACTGTCTACGCTCTGGTTTTGGTACCTTCTCTCCACGTTGTTCTCTCTCCCCATCGTGGGGAGCTTCCAAACCCACTTCTCTCAGGTAAAGTGTTCCCTGGCAGCAAGTCCTTACCTTGAAACAGTTCTCATCTGCCATGCACCGTTCAGCCTTCCACTGATAGCTGGTCTCCTTTGCTGCCCGCACACACCTGGATGATAAGTtacctccagcagctcctcgcTTCCTCTCATTCAAGTAGAGCTCAACCACCTTCAAGCAGATGTCATCGCTCACAAGATGGTGAAGCTTCCATTAAAAAAGGGGGATTTCAGTCAGCAAGCCTGGGGCAAGAGTCAACTCTAGTGTGTTATGAAAGGAGCATCAAAGTCAGCACAGCATCACACCTCAGCTGAAGCAGCCAAGTTTAACTCCAGAGACTTCCcacatttctctgtctttttcatGATTTTGTAATAAAAGGAACAGAGAAGAATGAGGGGCTGTTGTGCCTTATCTGTAACACAACTACAACTGGAAGACACATTTGACTAAGAAGGATtgaactgtttttgttttgccttaGATATATTTTGGGAATGGTAGAATTTTGAAATGACTGGAACTCAAAAAATGtttggatcacagaatcacagaatatgctgagttggaagggacctgcaaagatcatcaaatccaacccgTAGCCCTGCACAAGactatccccaagagtcacaccacgtgcctgagagcattgtccaaactcttcttgagctctgtcaggcttggtgctgtgaccactgccctggggagcctgttccaggaAAAGGCCATGAAGAGTAAATCCTCTAAGGTGGGAAAGCTGAAGTCTCTCACTAAACTTCTGCTGGGGCGCTTCCCCACCATATAtaactttttaataattaattttctctaaGTTTAGTGACACTGTGAGAAAGCTGTCTGTACAGAAGGGTGATGTGCAGCCCCACAGACACCATGGGTCCCTCACCTGGCGGACGATGTTCTGCACCAGTTTGTCCATAGTGAAGCCGATGTAGGCGTGGATGGTGAACATCTCCCTCAGTGTGTCCTCGTACTGCGTTGGGTCGATGTTCCCATCCAGCAGACTCCTCACCATATCCAGGAAGGCAGGGTAGTACTCCTCCAGTTCCACCTCACCTGGGCAGGGGAAAGTGCAATCATTTAATGCATGGAAGAGGCAGAGTGAAGTTAAGAGATCCAAGGGACAGCACTGCTCAAGAACCATGATGTTCAGTGTGAGAACATCCTCACAGACAGGCAGTTCTCTGCGCCCTGACAGGCTGGAAGAGTTTCTCTCATGCACTTCCAGAACTGCCTTGTGCAATAACTATTTCTTTGTGGGgccatttacattttaaatcaatgtATCAGATTAATATGAGACACTTGAGAACACCTCAGTACAGTGAAGTCTCTGTGAACTACACATGAGAGCCCTCAAAAGATAAATGGCACTGGTTGCCCTGTTAAATGAGCTGTGTccacaaaccccaaatataGCAGGGGTTTGCACCTCTACACCCCTCACAGACCTGCCTGCTGGTCCCAGTTACTCAGATATACACAACTGGAGCACTGGCAACCAGAGCATTAAGAGTGGATTATGTCCTGGATTGTTCTTACTTGGTTGCTTCAGCCTTAGCTCCATGGCTGGATCATTggtcttctcttttcttccctcacagaggagtttctctctctctttctcagtCCTGTATTCCAGAAGCTGCTTCTGAGCTTGACGATAAATCTTTAGGAGCCTCGAGCACAGAGTCTGGTGAAGGCGGAGGAAGAAATACCAATTATTGTTGACAAAGAAGAGGCTGTAAACATCATCCAGAGTGTTGTGGGGCTCAGCAGCTGTAACGTCACAGAAGGTTGCTTTGGTCTCCAAAGGACTGCTTGGAGGTCCAGGCACATGTTTTTTCCGTAGCTCAGGAGCATCCGGGTTCTGCCCCTGGTGGTTTTCTCTGTCCTCGTCTGTTGATTCTTCAGAAATGTTGTGCTCAGGAGGTTGGGAGAAGAACAGCTCAGGAATGAAGTGATGCACGATCTGCCTGATGGTTGCCTGATCCTCCTTTTGGATGGTAGGCTGCCTCTTTACATAGTAGCTGATCAGAGCTGCTGCATCTTCCAAAATCTGCTTATCTTCGTAGATAAAGATAAGATGAGGCTCGTTTGTGGATGAACTTCTTCCCTCTGAATGCTGCTCCTGATGCTGTAATCAAGAGACAAATAGATAAAGATCCTTCCAATCCATGCTCAAGAGCCATTCCTGCCAGAAGAAATAAGCCAGTATTAACACTGAGCTTGGGACAGTTGTTCTTGACTGAGAACTCTCAGAGCACAACCACTTTCACATGGTCCCAGGTGCTATATACAGGTCTAGGTCACAGTACAAGTGAAGGACACAGAGGGTAGGTTATTTAGTGTCACACACACCTCATCATAGACACTCTCAATTTCATTCAGCAAGCTCTTGGAGCGCAAGGCTTTGGTGTCATTCTGTTTGAAGTTGACAGCCTGGTGGTCCAGGGATTTCAAATAGGCCTTCTCATACTGCTCCCTCCAAATCTTGTTGAAGCCCTGCTGGGCCTCCCTCCATTCCTCCTCCTTTGCTTTCAATCTGCAAAATGTACAGTGTACTTCAGTTCACAAAGACAACTGTGATGCACCAAAAAGCTTTCAATATTCCTAGAAGCCAGAAATCAATTCAAAAAAGTATCACCAGTGATGGTGAGTTATGCTTTGAAACAACACTTACAGAAaacagttcacagaatcacaagaGCATTgaggaaaagacctctgggatcaccaagtccaacctgtgaccaatccccaccttgtcaaccagcccagagcactgagtgccacgttcaggtgtttcttgaacacctccagggatggtgactccaccacctccctgggcagctcttcccatgtttaacaaccctttctgcgaagaaattcctcctgacgTCCAACCAGAACTTCCAGTGACACAGCTTGAGGttatgtcctctcatcctgtcactagttgtttaaaaatgcttttaaaattctttaaagatACACAGGAGAATTGGAATTACCTCTTAAGAACAACAGGAACTGCAGTAACTGGGTTTTTCTTGAGACTCTCAATGATCTCTGGTGCTTTGTCCCCATAGATGCGATATATGGCCCGGCGCTGGATCACCTCCGATGTCCCTCCCAGGCAATCATCCAGGCGGAATTTCTCCTGATCCTCTTGGGTCAGCCGTGACAGTTTCTTCTGCACGCTCTCCAGCACGCGAATTGTGGCTAAATTGGTTTCCAGGACAACATCCAACTGTTGAGAGTTCACAAAACAACATAGTGTCAgaacaggcagagcaggaacaggTTGAACAGCAGCCAGGGTTTGTGGCAGCCATTCCAGCCCCACCGGGTGGAGCCAGGAAGCATCAGCAAGGTTGGTACTGGAAAACAAACCTCTGACAGTTCTCCCAAAGGTAACATGCAATTTAAAACTGGACTCATGCCTAGGAAGAGCTCTTAGACTCCAAGCAAGTGGAACACACCAAACTCGAGCTCAAACCAACGAACATCAACAGAACTTTCAGGAACTGGGCACCAATTAATTCAGTGAAAT from the Chiroxiphia lanceolata isolate bChiLan1 chromosome 27, bChiLan1.pri, whole genome shotgun sequence genome contains:
- the F2RL3 gene encoding proteinase-activated receptor 4, whose protein sequence is MGNLGNGWMSHRLLLCCAFWGLRVTSQDYDDYSQNSTNDQDKTPETTPCPRAIPGDKATVNNITYLLIPEVTHSQLGSTLTVRLIPALYTLVFLVGLPSNGLALYVLATRAERLTSTVFLMNLAAADLLLVLVLPFKISYYFLGNDWPFGEGLCRLTTALFYGNMYCSVLLLTCISVDRYLAVVHPFSSRAFRTPAFAAWTCVTVWFCSAVLILPLALQQQSYPLLGADLTLCHDVLPRHEDDGYYFYYFMCLIACAFLLPLLVVLFSYCSVLRVLLHGGKRYSYPMKLTALVVFTLVAFYTPSNVLLLGHYSSYCSRLYGKLYISYMVSLAISTCNSCVDPFVYYYVSEDFRDKVRKRFFRSSKQNSTSLKTSKFSKETLPRSKQSLV
- the SIN3B gene encoding paired amphipathic helix protein Sin3b; translated protein: MKEFKSQSIDTPGVIRRVSQLFHEHPDLIVGFNAFLPLGYRIEIPKNGKLSIQSPLNSQVPPEPVPGAFPGSGMLLHYSQENAHNHSDCSEEFRQQLPYKEDKSQIPLESDSVEFNNAISYVNKIKTRFLDHPEIYRSFLEILHTYQKEQLNTKGRPFRGMSEEEVFTEVANLFRGQEDLLSEFGQFLPEAKRSLFTGNGPCEVNSVQKTEHEKNLEHSKKRSRPLLLRPVSGPAKKKMKLRGTKDLSVATVGKYGTLQEFSFFDKVRRVLKSQEVYENFLRCIALFNQELVSGSELLQLVTPFLGKFPELFAQFKSFLGVKELSFASPLSDRSGDGMSREIDYASCKRIGSSYRALPKTYQQPKCSGRTAICKEVLNDTWVSFPSWSEDSTFVSSKKTPYEEQLHRCEDERFELDVVLETNLATIRVLESVQKKLSRLTQEDQEKFRLDDCLGGTSEVIQRRAIYRIYGDKAPEIIESLKKNPVTAVPVVLKRLKAKEEEWREAQQGFNKIWREQYEKAYLKSLDHQAVNFKQNDTKALRSKSLLNEIESVYDEHQEQHSEGRSSSTNEPHLIFIYEDKQILEDAAALISYYVKRQPTIQKEDQATIRQIVHHFIPELFFSQPPEHNISEESTDEDRENHQGQNPDAPELRKKHVPGPPSSPLETKATFCDVTAAEPHNTLDDVYSLFFVNNNWYFFLRLHQTLCSRLLKIYRQAQKQLLEYRTEKEREKLLCEGRKEKTNDPAMELRLKQPSEVELEEYYPAFLDMVRSLLDGNIDPTQYEDTLREMFTIHAYIGFTMDKLVQNIVRQLHHLVSDDICLKVVELYLNERKRGAAGGNLSSRCVRAAKETSYQWKAERCMADENCFKVMFLQRKGQVIMTIELLDTEETQTEDPVEVQHLANYMEQYVGVEGAPNNQNDGFLLKPVFLQRNLKKFRKWQCKQVRALRSEVKSSWKRLIGVESACNVDCRFKLNTHKMMFIMNSEDYMYRRGALCRAKQVQPVVLLKHHQQFEEWHNRWLEENVSMEAVDVVQDWLMGDEDEEMVPCKTTCETVNVHGVPVNRYRVQYSRRPASP